Proteins encoded together in one Anaerotignum faecicola window:
- a CDS encoding tetratricopeptide repeat protein: MICQKCGEEVRNGNICPRCKSDVVLLNKVRTISLKQYNKGVYYAREGDYSAAIISLSQCVMFDKKNYVARNLLGISYYQIGMVGDALKQWIISESMKNEKNPATKYIAALQKNGRMLEKCNDAIVFYNKAIGQFKAGSDDLALIGLKKAVDFNPNFVDAYNLIAAYYVGKGDKKKARTYIDKVLEIDKRNPKALEYLADLSSENKKSDDKNTTGTGYNENAPKKIKVRWEIVTFFAGVIITGAIAAALALPGIESGFLKKIDTLEERIIQLEDENTNGTSTFALKYKQLEEENETLKAENEQYKAAEANKEQAESFQLALNYSASGENIEAAKLLKKLDVEKFEEEDKSRIEALKEKTYPFAAEYYYNEGESLFSAGNIDEAEVELKTALEYGSKENFMDDVLYLLGSISENKGDTEGAKEYYARVINEFSDSNVFEQSENKLNELLSSGA, from the coding sequence ATGATTTGTCAGAAATGCGGAGAAGAAGTTAGAAATGGAAATATATGCCCCCGCTGTAAAAGCGATGTAGTTTTATTGAATAAGGTAAGAACGATTTCGCTTAAGCAATATAATAAAGGCGTTTATTATGCCCGTGAAGGCGACTATTCGGCGGCTATAATCTCTTTGAGCCAATGCGTCATGTTTGATAAAAAAAATTATGTTGCAAGAAACCTGCTCGGAATATCATACTACCAGATAGGCATGGTAGGCGACGCGCTTAAACAGTGGATAATCAGCGAAAGCATGAAAAATGAAAAAAACCCGGCAACAAAATATATTGCCGCGCTTCAAAAAAATGGGAGAATGTTAGAAAAATGCAACGACGCCATTGTTTTTTACAATAAAGCTATCGGACAGTTTAAGGCGGGAAGCGATGATTTGGCTTTAATAGGGCTTAAAAAAGCTGTTGATTTTAATCCTAATTTTGTTGATGCATATAACCTTATAGCCGCTTATTATGTTGGAAAAGGCGATAAAAAGAAGGCCCGGACATATATTGATAAGGTTTTGGAAATAGACAAACGAAACCCTAAAGCGTTGGAATATCTTGCTGATCTGAGCTCCGAAAACAAGAAGTCTGACGATAAAAATACTACGGGCACAGGATATAATGAAAATGCGCCTAAAAAAATAAAAGTAAGGTGGGAAATTGTAACTTTTTTTGCAGGCGTTATCATTACCGGCGCTATTGCGGCAGCATTGGCGCTGCCGGGAATTGAAAGCGGTTTTTTAAAAAAAATAGACACTCTTGAAGAACGTATAATACAGTTAGAAGATGAAAATACCAACGGTACGTCTACTTTTGCGCTGAAATATAAACAGCTGGAAGAAGAAAATGAAACTTTGAAAGCTGAAAACGAGCAATATAAAGCGGCTGAAGCAAACAAGGAGCAGGCTGAGAGCTTTCAGCTTGCGCTTAACTACAGCGCTTCGGGAGAGAATATAGAAGCGGCTAAACTTTTGAAAAAACTTGACGTTGAAAAATTCGAAGAAGAAGATAAATCGCGTATAGAAGCATTGAAAGAAAAAACATATCCTTTTGCAGCCGAATATTATTATAATGAAGGCGAGAGTCTATTTTCGGCAGGCAATATCGATGAAGCTGAAGTTGAACTGAAAACAGCGCTTGAATATGGCTCAAAAGAGAATTTCATGGATGACGTTTTGTATCTGCTTGGAAGTATAAGTGAAAATAAGGGCGATACAGAAGGGGCTAAAGAATATTATGCCCGTGTTATAAATGAGTTTTCGGATTCAAATGTGTTTGAACAGTCGGAGAACAAGCTTAATGAACTGCTTTCAAGCGGAGCATAG
- the pepT gene encoding peptidase T yields MKTVTERFLEYVTHNTKSDENSKTTPSSKCQLDFADFIAGECRKIGLKNITVDKNGYVMAFLPKTKNNMPKIGFIAHMDTSPEASGENVRPVITRNYNGTDIKLNGVTLSPEAFPELLEYKGGDIISSDGTTLLGADDKAGIAEILTAMEYIINHPEIDHGEIGIAFTPDEEIGRGADFFDVKSFGCDFAYTVDGGKIGELEYENFNAARAKISITGINVHPGTAKGLMKNASLIGCELASMLPPSETPSTTGGYEGFYHLVSFNGNVSKCTMAYIIRDFDKENFVKRKAEMERVVSYINSKYGNVACLEMYDEYYNMFEKVSPHKEIIDLAKKAMELSGVTPLISPIRGGTDGARLSYMGLPCPNIFAGGHNFHGIYEFIPVNSMEKAVQVIINIIKLS; encoded by the coding sequence ATGAAAACGGTTACAGAAAGATTTTTGGAATATGTAACGCACAACACAAAAAGCGATGAAAATTCAAAAACAACGCCAAGTTCAAAATGCCAGCTTGATTTTGCCGATTTTATTGCGGGCGAATGTCGAAAAATCGGTTTAAAAAACATAACCGTTGACAAAAACGGCTATGTTATGGCATTTCTTCCAAAAACAAAAAACAATATGCCGAAAATAGGATTTATCGCTCATATGGACACCAGCCCCGAAGCTTCCGGCGAAAACGTTAGGCCGGTTATAACAAGAAATTACAACGGCACAGATATAAAGCTCAACGGCGTCACCCTTTCGCCGGAAGCATTTCCCGAGCTTTTAGAATATAAAGGCGGCGACATAATATCTTCTGACGGAACAACTCTCCTCGGCGCTGACGATAAAGCCGGAATTGCTGAAATACTTACCGCAATGGAATATATTATAAACCACCCTGAAATAGATCACGGTGAAATCGGCATAGCGTTTACTCCCGATGAAGAAATAGGAAGAGGCGCCGACTTTTTTGATGTAAAATCTTTCGGCTGTGATTTTGCATATACTGTAGACGGCGGAAAAATCGGAGAATTGGAATATGAAAACTTCAATGCAGCGCGTGCAAAAATAAGTATAACCGGTATAAACGTCCACCCGGGAACAGCAAAAGGCCTTATGAAAAACGCATCGCTTATAGGATGCGAACTTGCATCTATGCTGCCTCCGTCGGAAACCCCTTCAACTACCGGCGGGTATGAAGGATTTTACCATCTCGTATCATTTAACGGCAACGTAAGCAAATGCACAATGGCGTACATTATAAGGGACTTTGACAAAGAAAACTTTGTCAAAAGGAAAGCTGAAATGGAACGTGTTGTTTCATATATAAACTCAAAATACGGCAACGTCGCATGCCTTGAAATGTATGACGAGTATTATAATATGTTTGAAAAAGTATCCCCACACAAAGAAATTATAGATTTAGCAAAAAAAGCTATGGAATTAAGCGGCGTAACCCCTCTTATTAGTCCGATAAGAGGCGGTACTGACGGGGCAAGACTTTCATATATGGGTCTTCCATGCCCAAATATTTTTGCAGGCGGCCATAATTTTCACGGTATTTACGAGTTTATACCCGTTAACAGCATGGAAAAGGCCGTTCAGGTTATTATAAACATAATTAAGCTTTCATAA
- the ligA gene encoding NAD-dependent DNA ligase LigA — protein MDRMKELIEILNNASKHYYQFADSTMSDYEYDKLYDELLRLEKETGIVLSGSPTQSVGYTVLSGLEKVRHESRMLSLDKTKDIGKLSEWLGDSEGILSWKLDGLTIVLKYENGELLQAVTRGNGEIGEDITHNARFFKNLPVKIDFKGSLVLRGEGIITFSEFERINNELPDEEKYKNPRNLCSGTVRQLNSEIAAKRNVMIYIFGLVSAEGKEISDLKSDNILWLKELGFDVVENKLVNKNNIYETVKYFESRINRNDFASDGLVLTFNSISYSRSLGETSKFPKDSIAFKWADETAETVLREIDWSTSRTGLINPIAVFEPVELEGTTVNRASVHNLSILKELKLGIGDIIRVYKANMIIPQIAENITQSGNIEIPKKCPVCGGETAVKKLRDGEALYCTNPTCRAQVVRSLAHFASRDAMNIEGLSEETLSKFVDKGYIEFYTDIYKLEKFENEIKGMDGFGEKSYSNLINAVEKSKTVPLANFIYALGINQVGLNNAKLLCRNTDFDIEKIKNVTEEELVDVDGFGQIIAHSIVSYFSNSKNIELFNEAIGFLNFEKEEESGDNSLSGVTFVITGDLTRYNNRKELKTEIERMGGKVTGSVTSKTNFLINNNPDSSSSKNKKAKELGVEILTEAEFIERFTNGVV, from the coding sequence ATGGATCGCATGAAGGAACTTATAGAAATACTTAATAATGCGTCAAAGCATTACTACCAGTTTGCCGACAGTACAATGTCAGATTATGAATATGATAAACTTTATGACGAACTGTTAAGGCTTGAAAAGGAAACGGGCATTGTTTTAAGCGGCAGTCCGACTCAAAGCGTGGGGTATACTGTTCTAAGCGGGCTTGAGAAGGTTCGGCATGAAAGCCGTATGCTTTCTCTTGACAAAACAAAGGATATAGGGAAACTTTCGGAATGGCTTGGCGACAGCGAAGGCATTTTGTCATGGAAGCTTGACGGTCTTACAATAGTTTTAAAATATGAAAACGGAGAGCTTTTGCAGGCTGTTACGCGCGGCAACGGTGAAATCGGCGAGGATATAACTCATAACGCGAGGTTTTTTAAAAATCTTCCCGTTAAAATAGATTTTAAAGGTTCCCTCGTGCTTAGGGGAGAGGGAATTATAACATTCAGTGAATTTGAGCGTATAAATAATGAACTTCCCGATGAGGAAAAGTATAAAAACCCAAGAAACCTGTGCAGCGGCACTGTAAGGCAGCTTAACAGCGAGATTGCGGCAAAACGCAATGTAATGATATATATATTCGGCCTTGTTAGCGCCGAAGGGAAAGAAATAAGCGATTTGAAGTCCGATAATATTTTATGGCTGAAGGAGCTCGGTTTTGATGTTGTGGAAAACAAGCTTGTAAATAAAAATAATATTTACGAAACAGTAAAATATTTTGAAAGCCGCATAAACAGAAACGATTTTGCCTCCGACGGGCTTGTTTTAACATTTAACAGCATTTCATACAGCAGAAGCCTCGGAGAAACGTCTAAATTTCCAAAAGATTCTATTGCTTTCAAATGGGCGGATGAAACGGCGGAAACCGTACTTCGCGAAATAGATTGGAGCACTTCGAGGACGGGGCTTATAAATCCCATTGCAGTATTTGAACCGGTGGAACTGGAAGGAACCACTGTAAACAGGGCCAGCGTTCATAATTTAAGCATATTAAAAGAACTTAAATTGGGCATAGGAGATATAATACGCGTTTATAAAGCCAATATGATAATACCGCAGATCGCTGAAAATATAACCCAAAGCGGAAATATTGAGATCCCAAAAAAATGTCCCGTGTGCGGCGGGGAAACGGCTGTAAAAAAACTTAGGGACGGCGAAGCTCTTTACTGTACAAATCCGACATGCAGGGCGCAGGTTGTCAGAAGCCTTGCGCATTTTGCCTCAAGAGATGCTATGAATATAGAAGGACTATCCGAAGAAACATTAAGCAAGTTTGTAGATAAGGGATATATTGAATTTTATACGGATATATATAAACTTGAAAAGTTTGAAAATGAAATAAAGGGAATGGACGGTTTCGGCGAGAAAAGCTACAGCAATTTAATTAATGCTGTGGAGAAGTCAAAAACAGTGCCATTGGCAAATTTTATATACGCCCTCGGAATAAATCAAGTTGGGCTTAACAATGCTAAGCTTCTATGCAGAAATACTGATTTTGATATTGAAAAAATAAAAAATGTTACGGAAGAAGAGCTTGTAGACGTGGATGGATTTGGCCAAATTATAGCGCACAGTATCGTAAGCTACTTTTCAAACAGTAAAAATATCGAGCTTTTTAATGAAGCTATTGGGTTTTTAAATTTTGAAAAGGAGGAAGAAAGCGGAGATAATTCTTTAAGCGGCGTTACGTTTGTAATAACCGGAGATCTAACACGCTATAACAACAGAAAGGAACTTAAAACGGAAATAGAAAGAATGGGAGGAAAAGTTACGGGAAGCGTAACTTCAAAAACCAACTTTTTAATAAATAATAACCCGGATTCGTCATCTTCAAAAAATAAAAAGGCAAAGGAACTTGGCGTTGAAATTTTAACTGAAGCTGAATTTATAGAACGGTTTACAAATGGAGTCGTATAG
- the pcrA gene encoding DNA helicase PcrA, which yields MIGYDKLNPMQKKAVDTTEGPVLILAGAGSGKTGALTVRVASLIEKGVKPWNIMAITFTNKAAKEMKERIDSLVGSGSEDIWISTFHSSCVKILRREIDKLGYDRNFSIYDTKDAEKVMKDCFTRLGISLQDKTFPLKGVMAEISRAKEELISPSKYSQEAEQDFRKARIASCYREYQKKLKSSNALDFDDLIYNTVLLFQTNPEALEKYQERFKYIMVDEYQDTNTSQYQLIRLLADKYKNLCVVGDDDQSIYGWRGANIRNILDFEKDFPGCEVIKLEQNYRSTKTILEAANSVIKNNDERKDKSLWTENGDGSIIRLHKADNEYDEGKYVADKIENLTGLSRNYKDFAVLYRTNAQSRAIEEAFVKKGIPYRLCGGTRFYDRKEIMDILAYLKLMANPNDDVAFKRIVNVPKRGIGDTSVEKLSNFAQDLEISIYESISSLEDNKNFGPRAKKFEEFYAMIEILKSKKDLLTLPEFIEEVANRTGYFEALDIEGTDEAEGRKENIKEFISKAAEFSNTASNPTLESFLEEVALVADIDDYSDKEEAVVLMTLHSAKGLEFPYVFICGMEEGMFPSYRSIAYGSEKEIQEERRLFYVGITRARKELYLTYARCRMTNGNTQYNQPSRFLNEIPENILEQQKRNVVFTPTSPRINARPKAGYNMAGGEGLNKAYGVSVSKPEIPAPTDFKLNFKEGDSVRAPKYGIGTVKSIKAAGADFEVEVYFKDKGSKKFMARLSKLIKVD from the coding sequence ATGATTGGCTATGATAAATTAAACCCGATGCAGAAAAAAGCTGTAGACACAACCGAGGGACCCGTGCTTATACTTGCAGGGGCCGGGAGCGGAAAAACAGGGGCTCTTACCGTAAGGGTAGCAAGCCTTATAGAAAAAGGCGTTAAACCTTGGAATATTATGGCTATCACATTTACGAACAAAGCGGCAAAAGAAATGAAAGAAAGGATAGATTCTCTTGTTGGAAGCGGATCGGAGGATATATGGATAAGTACGTTCCATTCTTCTTGTGTAAAAATTTTAAGAAGGGAAATTGACAAATTAGGATATGACAGGAATTTTTCCATATATGACACAAAAGATGCAGAGAAAGTTATGAAAGACTGTTTTACGCGTCTTGGTATAAGCCTCCAGGATAAGACGTTTCCGCTGAAAGGCGTTATGGCCGAAATAAGCAGGGCAAAAGAGGAATTGATTTCCCCGTCAAAATACAGTCAGGAAGCGGAACAGGATTTCAGGAAGGCAAGAATTGCATCGTGTTACAGGGAGTATCAGAAAAAATTAAAAAGCAGTAATGCTCTTGACTTTGACGACCTTATTTATAATACGGTTCTTCTTTTCCAGACAAATCCGGAAGCGCTTGAAAAATATCAGGAACGTTTTAAATACATAATGGTTGACGAGTATCAGGATACTAATACGTCGCAGTATCAGCTTATAAGGCTTCTTGCGGATAAGTATAAAAACCTTTGCGTAGTCGGCGACGACGACCAGAGCATATATGGCTGGAGAGGTGCGAACATAAGAAATATACTGGATTTTGAAAAAGATTTTCCCGGATGCGAGGTTATAAAGCTTGAGCAGAATTACCGTTCAACCAAAACAATACTTGAAGCGGCTAACTCAGTTATTAAGAATAATGATGAACGCAAAGACAAGTCGCTTTGGACAGAAAACGGCGACGGAAGTATAATAAGGCTGCATAAAGCCGATAATGAATATGACGAGGGAAAATATGTCGCCGACAAGATTGAGAATTTGACCGGCCTTTCAAGGAATTATAAAGATTTTGCTGTGCTTTACAGAACAAATGCCCAGTCCAGGGCTATTGAGGAGGCTTTTGTTAAAAAGGGCATACCGTACAGGCTTTGCGGCGGGACGAGATTTTACGACCGTAAAGAAATTATGGATATACTTGCGTACCTTAAACTGATGGCAAATCCGAATGACGATGTGGCTTTTAAACGTATTGTTAATGTTCCGAAAAGGGGCATAGGCGATACATCCGTTGAAAAGCTTTCTAATTTTGCGCAGGATTTGGAAATCAGTATTTATGAAAGCATATCAAGCCTTGAGGATAATAAGAATTTCGGTCCCAGGGCAAAAAAATTCGAAGAATTTTATGCAATGATAGAAATCCTTAAATCTAAAAAGGATTTGCTTACCCTTCCGGAATTTATTGAAGAAGTGGCTAATAGGACAGGATATTTCGAAGCTCTTGACATAGAAGGAACGGACGAAGCTGAAGGAAGGAAGGAAAATATAAAAGAGTTTATTTCAAAAGCGGCCGAGTTCAGCAACACCGCTTCTAATCCCACGCTTGAAAGTTTTCTTGAAGAAGTCGCGCTTGTGGCTGATATTGACGACTATTCGGATAAAGAAGAAGCTGTCGTTCTTATGACGCTCCATTCTGCCAAAGGGCTTGAGTTTCCGTATGTATTTATATGCGGAATGGAAGAAGGCATGTTCCCGAGTTACAGAAGCATTGCATATGGCAGTGAAAAGGAAATACAGGAAGAAAGGCGTCTTTTTTATGTGGGAATAACAAGGGCCAGAAAAGAACTCTATTTAACCTACGCGCGTTGCAGGATGACAAATGGGAATACACAGTATAATCAGCCTTCAAGATTTTTAAATGAGATACCGGAAAATATTTTGGAACAGCAAAAACGCAATGTTGTATTTACGCCGACTTCGCCTCGAATAAACGCAAGGCCGAAAGCAGGGTACAATATGGCTGGAGGAGAGGGACTTAATAAAGCTTACGGAGTTTCGGTGTCTAAGCCCGAGATACCGGCGCCAACGGATTTTAAGCTTAATTTTAAGGAAGGCGACAGCGTACGCGCACCTAAATACGGAATCGGAACGGTAAAAAGTATAAAAGCTGCAGGGGCAGATTTTGAAGTTGAGGTATATTTTAAAGATAAAGGCAGCAAAAAATTTATGGCTAGATTATCCAAGCTGATTAAGGTGGATTGA
- a CDS encoding YerC/YecD family TrpR-related protein, with product MNPKIKSPITDKLFECVLVMENIEECYQLFEDLCTVHEINAIAQRMAVAEMLDRKCTYIEIAEKTGASTATISRVNRALIYGTDGYKLAIDRVAEKHKSE from the coding sequence TTGAATCCAAAGATAAAAAGCCCTATTACGGACAAGCTTTTTGAATGTGTGCTTGTTATGGAAAACATAGAAGAATGTTATCAGCTTTTCGAGGACCTGTGTACTGTCCATGAGATTAATGCCATTGCGCAGAGGATGGCTGTTGCTGAAATGCTTGACCGTAAATGTACTTATATAGAAATAGCGGAAAAAACAGGAGCTTCAACAGCGACTATAAGCAGGGTTAACAGGGCCCTGATTTACGGTACGGACGGATATAAGCTCGCTATAGACAGGGTTGCAGAGAAACATAAAAGCGAATAA
- a CDS encoding radical SAM protein, whose translation MNLLNEPESCTLCPRECDVNRTLSPSGFCNNSLNIKAALASVHYFEEPSVSGTNGSGTIFFSGCNMKCIFCQNYDISQFNKGIAISVSDLAKTMILQQEKGVHNINLVSGGHFIPQIKEALKTAKSMGLEIPIVYNSNGYEKAETLKSLDGLIDVYLPDIKYFSDEYAVKYSSAPNYFANASAAVLEMYRQAGKNIFSPDGLIKKGVIIRHLVLPGLKEDSKKILLWIKENIGHNAYISLMSQYTPMYRALNTKPLNRKITTYEYQNVIDYFFKIGLKNGYMQERSSANKIYTPNFDFSGLIKGD comes from the coding sequence ATGAACCTTCTTAATGAACCAGAAAGCTGCACATTATGCCCTCGCGAGTGCGATGTTAACCGCACCCTGTCCCCCTCGGGCTTTTGCAATAATTCATTAAATATAAAAGCCGCCCTTGCATCCGTTCATTATTTTGAAGAACCGTCCGTCAGCGGTACAAACGGCTCCGGTACAATATTTTTTTCGGGCTGTAATATGAAATGTATATTCTGCCAAAACTATGATATAAGCCAATTTAATAAAGGAATTGCCATTTCTGTTTCGGATTTGGCAAAAACAATGATTCTGCAGCAGGAAAAAGGCGTACATAATATTAATCTCGTTTCCGGAGGCCATTTTATTCCGCAGATAAAAGAAGCCCTTAAAACAGCTAAAAGCATGGGCCTTGAAATACCTATCGTATATAACTCCAACGGATATGAAAAAGCCGAAACCCTAAAATCTCTCGACGGGCTTATAGACGTCTATCTTCCGGATATTAAATATTTCAGCGACGAATACGCTGTAAAATATTCCTCGGCGCCAAACTATTTTGCCAATGCCTCGGCCGCCGTACTTGAAATGTACAGGCAGGCAGGAAAAAATATATTTTCACCCGACGGTTTAATTAAAAAAGGCGTTATAATCCGTCATCTCGTTCTTCCCGGCCTAAAAGAGGACAGTAAAAAAATTCTTTTGTGGATCAAAGAAAATATCGGGCATAATGCTTATATATCCTTAATGAGCCAGTATACTCCTATGTATAGAGCTTTAAATACCAAACCTCTTAACAGGAAAATTACAACATATGAATACCAAAATGTAATAGACTATTTTTTTAAAATAGGCTTGAAAAACGGGTATATGCAGGAGCGTTCTTCCGCAAATAAAATATATACGCCAAACTTCGATTTTTCCGGCCTTATAAAAGGAGATTGA
- a CDS encoding bifunctional folylpolyglutamate synthase/dihydrofolate synthase encodes MNYSQALEYIDGIYCLGFDLGLERVQVLMESLGNPQDKVKVIHVAGTNGKGSCCAMVSNALIAQGYNVGVYTSPHLEDYNERYTINNVKITDEDFASHMEIVKEKCDSLVGSGRISQPTVFEVVTALAFSYFAEKNVDFLVLEVGLGGKSDATNVVKKPIVSVIMSISMDHMDYLGGSIEEIAYEKGGIIKEGCPVVLYTQTDEVYNIIKSISDEKGSELYFVKDEGIHVISQNINGTEFSIHNEYIDYENVKIKLLGDYQINNCAASLLVCRALQDAGVELSENAVLKGISKARWSGRMEIVEENPTVILDGAHNIDGIHMLAESLKKYFSDKKITLLVGILGDKEYEKMMDTLVPLASRIVLTEPNNSRKWDVDKLTETISKYQVETLREKDIEKAYNLAKSITAEEDVLCCAGSLYLIGELYKLAGGKK; translated from the coding sequence ATGAATTACTCACAAGCGCTTGAATATATTGACGGGATTTACTGCCTTGGGTTTGATCTGGGGCTTGAAAGAGTGCAGGTTTTAATGGAGAGCCTTGGAAACCCTCAGGATAAAGTTAAAGTTATACATGTTGCCGGCACAAACGGCAAGGGATCTTGCTGTGCTATGGTTTCAAATGCGCTCATTGCACAGGGATACAATGTGGGCGTTTACACATCGCCGCATCTTGAAGATTATAATGAAAGGTATACAATAAATAATGTAAAGATCACCGATGAGGATTTTGCAAGTCACATGGAAATAGTAAAGGAAAAATGCGACAGCCTTGTCGGCTCCGGAAGAATATCGCAGCCGACGGTTTTTGAGGTTGTTACTGCTCTTGCGTTTTCATATTTTGCGGAAAAGAATGTTGATTTTCTTGTTTTGGAAGTTGGCCTTGGAGGAAAGTCCGATGCTACAAACGTTGTTAAAAAGCCTATAGTATCAGTTATTATGTCCATAAGCATGGATCATATGGATTACCTTGGAGGCAGTATTGAAGAAATCGCTTATGAAAAAGGAGGCATAATAAAAGAAGGATGCCCCGTAGTATTATATACGCAAACAGATGAAGTTTATAATATTATAAAAAGTATTTCGGATGAAAAAGGCTCTGAACTTTATTTTGTAAAAGATGAAGGAATACATGTTATTTCGCAGAATATTAATGGAACGGAATTTTCCATACACAATGAATATATCGACTATGAAAATGTTAAAATAAAATTGCTTGGAGATTATCAAATCAATAACTGCGCCGCTTCCCTGCTTGTATGCAGGGCGCTTCAGGATGCGGGGGTTGAATTGTCCGAAAATGCGGTATTAAAGGGTATAAGCAAAGCAAGATGGAGCGGCAGGATGGAGATTGTAGAAGAAAATCCGACCGTTATACTTGACGGCGCCCATAATATTGACGGAATACATATGCTTGCGGAATCGCTTAAAAAGTATTTTTCGGATAAAAAAATCACTTTGCTTGTAGGCATCCTTGGCGATAAGGAATATGAAAAAATGATGGATACGCTTGTTCCGCTGGCAAGCAGGATTGTTTTAACAGAGCCGAATAATTCCCGTAAATGGGATGTTGATAAATTAACTGAAACTATATCTAAATATCAAGTTGAAACTTTAAGGGAAAAAGATATTGAAAAAGCGTATAATCTGGCAAAATCAATTACGGCCGAGGAAGATGTTTTGTGCTGTGCGGGAAGCCTGTACCTTATAGGCGAATTATACAAACTTGCAGGTGGTAAAAAATGA